In the Anastrepha obliqua isolate idAnaObli1 chromosome 1, idAnaObli1_1.0, whole genome shotgun sequence genome, one interval contains:
- the LOC129240298 gene encoding 39S ribosomal protein L9, mitochondrial has product MLKTWCFNSINLLKSSATLQQQVRTTFVLKRKYDPLLHKTNAKPKKLRAKHFIYELVEDTNVKRRPNLELVLKTYVEGVGEKGDVVSVRPNFAYNKLLLPGLAVYKTEENIKLYSKTEEDKQTITHSSAFAQRTINNIERFSLAVVMNKDHPWVVEKWHIKASLRKAGIHCPEECITMPDAVIEGPDMNKEGKVFYCTITVNNMEKARLSCRIHHWSTDPSERLPYVPEYWKLPTEPLFGSENSKADNVAKVEEK; this is encoded by the exons ATGTTGAAGACCTGGTGTTTCAATTCCATCAACTTACTCAAGAGTTCAGCGACATTGCAGCAGCAAGTGCGG ACCACCTTTGTGCTAAAGCGCAAATATGATCCGTTACTTCATAAAACTAACGCAAAACCTAAGAAATTGCGtgcaaaacattttatttacgaGCTGGTGGAGGATACAAATGTTAAACGTCGACCAAATTTAGAGCTGGTGCTGAAAACCTATGTGGAAGGAGTCGGAGAAAAGGGCGATGTGGTCTCGGTGAGACCAAATTTTGCCTACAACAAACTATTATTGCCAGGCTTGGCCGTGTACAAAACAGAAgagaatataaaattatattccaAAACGGAGGAAGATAAGCAAACAATAACCCACAGCTCAGCATTTGCACAGCGC ACGATCAACAACATTGAACGGTTTTCACTTGCCGTAGTGATGAATAAAGATCATCCGTGGGTTGTTGAGAAATGGCATATAAAAGCATCACTGCGCAAGGCAGGTATCCATTGCCCCGAAGAATGCATTACAATGCCCGATGCCGTAATCGAAGGACCAGATATGAATAAGGAGGGTAAGGTGTTTTATTGCACTATAACAGTGAATAATATGGAAAAGGCACGTCTGAGCTGTCGCATCCATCACTGGAGTACTGATCCCAGCGAACGGCTCCCGTATGTGCCGGAATATTGGAAACTGCCGACGGAACCTCTATTCGGCAGTGAAAACTCCAAAGCAGATAATGTggcaaaagtggaagaaaagtaG
- the LOC129240292 gene encoding 39 kDa FK506-binding nuclear protein, whose protein sequence is MFWGLNLKPNRKYTQTTSKPFHISLASLESDNVADDGPNQIFINHDNQKFLICTLRKGSCEQVMLDLNFGEGDEICFQCIGSGNVSLTGYLIDKFNFMDDVEDEDESELEEEDIQDLRQALNKKANAKKGVNGKKQKINNAEEDEDDDDEDDSDFNAEGLDQVEEGSDGEDDDDEDDDEDDDDDDDDGDDDDDEDEEEEESEDEEVQQPKAKQPKLEKPQKQQNGIAKESAANKKGKKDKKPNKNEQQPQKQQQQQPKAGGERVITGGVKIEDIRVGNGQEAKQGKRAVVYYEGRLKSNNKVFDSLKTGAGFKFGLGRGEVIKGWDVGVVGMKVGGKRRILCPPHMAYGARGSPPTIPPNSTLVFEVELKGVH, encoded by the exons atgttTTGGG GATTAAATTTGAAGCCCAACCGTAAATATACGCAAACAACAAGCAAACCGTTCCACATTTCCTTAGCGTCATTGGAATCGGACAATGTGGCAGATGATGGGCCCAACCAAATATTCATCAATCATGATAATCAAAAGTTCTTGATTTGCACGTTGCGCAAAGGAAGTTGCGAACAAGTCATGCTGGATCTTAATTTCGGCGAAGGGGATGAAATTTGCTTTCAGTGTATTG GCAGTGGTAATGTGAGTCTCACTGGCTACCTCATTGATAAATTCAATTTCATGGATGACGTAGAAGATGAAGATGAGTCGGAgttagaagaagaagatattcaAGATCTTCGCCAGGCTCTGAATAAGAAAGCAAATGCCAAAAAGGGGGTCAATGGcaagaagcaaaaaattaacaatgcaGAGGAAGATGAAGACGATGACGATGAGGATGATAGTGATTTCAACGCCGAAGGTTTAg ATCAAGTCGAGGAAGGCTCGGACGGGGAAGATGATGACGATGAAG atgatgatgaggatgatgacgacgacgacgacgatggcgacgatgatgatgatgaggatgaagaagaagaggagaGTGAAGATGAGGAAGTTCAGCAACCGAAAGCAAAACAGCCAAAGTTGGAGAAGCCtcagaaacaacaaaatggtATTGCAAAGGAAAGCGCAGCCAACAAGAAAGGCAAAAAAGATAAGAAGCCTAATAAGAATGAGCAACAGccgcaaaaacagcaacaacaacaaccgaaaGCTGGTGGCGAACGCGTAATCACTGGAGGTGTCAAAATTGAGGATATACGTGTAGGCAATGGGCAAGAAGCTAAACAAGGCAAACGTGCAGTGGTATACTACGAAGGTCGTCTTAAGTCCAATAACAAAGTATTCGACAGTTTGAAAACCGGTGCTGGATTCAAATTTGGGCTTGGACGAGGTGAAGTCATTAAGGGTTGGGATGTTGGTGTAGTAGGAATGAAGGTTGGAGGCAAGCGTCGCATTTTATGCCCACCACATATGGCATACGGAGCACGTGGTTCACCACCCACAATTCCGCCAAACAGCACACTCGTCTTCGAGGTGGAGTTGAAAGGCGTTCATTAG